In one Gammaproteobacteria bacterium genomic region, the following are encoded:
- a CDS encoding ISL3 family transposase → MLVKTILNRVQKFKSFVYGAVRWIDHEGAPALEVELRARANSRPLCSGCGRARPGYDRLPARRFEFVPLWGLKVFFRYAPRRVDCPGCGVRVEHLPWALGKSRLTQAYAWFLARWAKRLSWKEVAEAFRMSWEAVYRSVEMAVAWGRAHQDLSGIRSIGVDEIQWQRGHRYLTLVYQIDSGCKRLLWVGERRTVRTLLKFFRWFDRERSQSLRFICSDMWRPYLKVIARKAGQAIHVLDRFHIMAHLSKAIDEVRAQEAKALKAQGYEPVLTKTRWLLLKRPEHLTEHQEARLAELLQYNLKSVRSYLLKEEFQFFWTYKSPYWAGEFLERWCRKTMRSKIEPMKKVARMLRRHRPLLMNWFRAKGQLSSGVVEGFNTKAKLTVRKAFGFRTYHAMEIALYHTLGALPEPESTHRFC, encoded by the coding sequence ATGCTGGTTAAGACTATCCTCAATCGTGTCCAGAAATTCAAATCTTTTGTGTATGGCGCGGTCCGCTGGATTGATCATGAGGGGGCGCCGGCCCTGGAAGTGGAACTGCGGGCGCGGGCCAACAGCCGGCCGCTGTGCAGCGGCTGTGGCCGGGCGAGGCCTGGCTATGACCGGTTGCCGGCACGGCGCTTTGAGTTTGTGCCCCTTTGGGGTCTCAAGGTATTCTTCCGTTATGCACCGCGGCGGGTGGACTGTCCTGGGTGCGGCGTACGGGTTGAGCATCTGCCGTGGGCCTTGGGCAAGAGCCGCCTGACGCAGGCCTATGCCTGGTTTCTGGCGCGCTGGGCAAAGCGGCTGAGCTGGAAAGAGGTGGCGGAGGCCTTTCGCATGAGCTGGGAGGCGGTCTACCGTTCTGTGGAGATGGCCGTTGCGTGGGGTCGGGCGCATCAGGACCTTTCTGGGATTCGGTCCATTGGTGTGGATGAGATCCAGTGGCAGCGGGGGCATCGTTATCTGACGCTGGTCTACCAGATCGACAGTGGCTGTAAACGGCTGCTGTGGGTGGGAGAACGGCGGACGGTGAGGACTCTGCTGAAGTTCTTCCGCTGGTTTGACAGGGAGCGCAGCCAGTCCCTGAGGTTCATCTGCAGCGACATGTGGCGGCCCTACCTGAAGGTGATCGCCAGGAAGGCAGGGCAGGCCATTCATGTGCTGGATCGTTTTCACATCATGGCTCACCTGAGCAAGGCCATTGACGAGGTCCGGGCACAGGAGGCCAAGGCGCTGAAGGCGCAGGGCTACGAGCCGGTGTTGACCAAGACGCGATGGCTGTTGCTCAAGCGCCCTGAGCACTTGACTGAGCACCAGGAGGCGCGCTTGGCGGAGCTGTTGCAATATAATCTGAAGAGTGTGCGCAGCTATCTGCTGAAGGAAGAGTTCCAGTTCTTCTGGACCTACAAGTCGCCCTACTGGGCCGGTGAATTCCTGGAACGCTGGTGTAGGAAGACCATGCGCTCGAAGATTGAACCGATGAAGAAAGTGGCGAGAATGTTGCGCAGGCATCGTCCGCTGCTGATGAACTGGTTTCGCGCCAAGGGACAGCTTTCCAGCGGCGTAGTGGAGGGCTTTAACACCAAGGCAAAACTGACTGTCAGAAAAGCCTTTGGCTTTAGAACCTATCACGCTATGGAAATCGCTTTGTATCATACACTTGGCGCCTTACCTGAACCGGAATCTACCCATAGATTCTGCTGA